One segment of Allorhodopirellula heiligendammensis DNA contains the following:
- a CDS encoding amidoligase family protein, translating into MHANDIAFGIEIETHLPGNDTTPIGGYHNGLPVAWLPEGWKAERDSSIRTPIGRKNAEFVSPILRGYDGLQTVERAVDAIKARGARVNESRGLHITITWNGDAAALARLISLIGNHERAIYASTGTKRRERNTWAKQIKSYGNKDAAKRNCEADRYHLLNLTHLARGRNRIEIRAFAGTLNKTKLLGYIQMVLGLAELALTTRRCSGWDYTKRPGTKSCWDRNGAGEGETELNRLYYRLGWTIGWRKGALRTKRYGELSAGEQTCDWKPVKKKLLQMARKYDQAV; encoded by the coding sequence ATGCACGCCAACGACATCGCCTTCGGTATCGAAATCGAAACCCACCTGCCCGGAAACGACACCACGCCGATCGGCGGATACCACAACGGCTTGCCAGTAGCTTGGCTGCCCGAAGGCTGGAAAGCAGAACGCGATAGCAGCATCCGCACACCGATCGGACGCAAGAATGCCGAGTTCGTATCGCCTATCCTTCGCGGCTACGACGGACTTCAAACCGTAGAGCGAGCGGTCGACGCGATCAAAGCACGCGGGGCTCGCGTTAACGAAAGCCGCGGCCTTCACATTACGATTACCTGGAACGGCGACGCGGCCGCCTTGGCTCGGCTGATAAGCCTGATCGGAAACCACGAGCGAGCCATCTACGCTTCGACGGGAACCAAGCGACGCGAACGCAACACTTGGGCGAAGCAAATCAAGAGCTACGGCAACAAAGACGCAGCCAAGCGAAACTGCGAAGCCGACCGCTACCACCTTTTGAACTTGACACACCTTGCTCGCGGCCGAAACCGGATCGAGATTCGAGCCTTCGCCGGCACGCTCAACAAAACCAAACTGCTCGGCTACATCCAAATGGTACTGGGCTTGGCCGAGCTGGCCTTGACCACGCGACGCTGCAGCGGATGGGACTACACCAAGCGGCCTGGCACCAAGAGCTGCTGGGACCGCAACGGCGCGGGCGAAGGCGAAACGGAACTGAACCGCTTGTACTATCGCCTTGGCTGGACCATCGGCTGGCGTAAAGGAGCCCTTCGCACCAAACGATACGGCGAGCTTTCGGCCGGCGAACAAACCTGCGATTGGAAACCGGTCAAGAAGAAGCTTTTGCAAATGGCTCGCAAGTACGACCAAGCGGTTTAA
- a CDS encoding winged helix-turn-helix domain-containing protein, with the protein MKKADVKVGGEYYANVTNKKVVVRIDSTNTAGGWNATNLTTNKKVRIKTAQRLQGKARATTSASAAGETRARKRVAKKTNDGDAASAAATAGDKKLSCIEAALKVLGETEETMNAQEMIAAMTDAGYWTSPGGKTPHATLYSAILRELAKGDDSRFIKVERGRFAARAQGN; encoded by the coding sequence ATGAAGAAGGCAGACGTAAAAGTAGGCGGCGAGTATTACGCCAACGTGACCAACAAGAAGGTCGTCGTACGAATCGACTCGACCAACACGGCTGGCGGCTGGAACGCCACGAACCTTACCACCAACAAGAAGGTGCGGATCAAGACGGCTCAGCGGTTGCAAGGCAAAGCACGAGCGACGACGTCGGCCAGTGCGGCCGGCGAAACGCGAGCCCGCAAACGAGTCGCGAAGAAGACGAACGACGGCGACGCGGCGAGTGCGGCGGCGACGGCAGGCGACAAGAAGCTCTCGTGTATTGAGGCGGCTTTGAAAGTCCTTGGCGAAACCGAGGAAACGATGAACGCCCAGGAAATGATCGCCGCGATGACGGACGCCGGCTATTGGACGAGCCCCGGAGGCAAGACGCCTCACGCGACTTTGTACTCGGCGATTCTTCGCGAGCTTGCTAAGGGCGACGACAGCCGTTTTATCAAAGTCGAACGCGGTCGCTTCGCCGCGCGAGCGCAAGGGAATTGA
- a CDS encoding DUF4314 domain-containing protein: MRTNLKAGDRVRLLSMTDDPDPIPAGTTGTVAGVYPLSDWTQVDVDWDNGRSLMLSIPPDVVERLPADKTN; this comes from the coding sequence ATGAGAACAAACCTCAAGGCGGGCGACCGCGTGCGGCTGCTTTCGATGACCGACGACCCCGATCCGATTCCCGCCGGCACCACCGGAACGGTGGCCGGCGTCTATCCGCTAAGCGATTGGACGCAAGTCGATGTCGACTGGGACAACGGCCGGTCGCTGATGCTTTCCATTCCCCCGGACGTCGTCGAGCGACTGCCGGCCGACAAAACGAACTAA